A region of Oncorhynchus masou masou isolate Uvic2021 chromosome 29, UVic_Omas_1.1, whole genome shotgun sequence DNA encodes the following proteins:
- the LOC135519360 gene encoding cyclic AMP-responsive element-binding protein 1, which translates to MTMESGAEVHQGGDTAVSETDSQQISQAQIATLAQVSMAAGHATSSGPTVTLVQLPNGQTVQVHGVIQAAQPSVIQSPQVQTVQISTLAESEDSQESVDSVTDSQKRREILSRRPSYRKILNDLSSGDTPGVPRIEEEKSEEDTAPAITTVTMPTSCPIYQTSSGQYIAITQGGAIQLANNGTDGIQGLQTLTMTNAAAAQQGTTILQYAQTSDGQQILVPSNQVVVQAASGDVQAYQIRTAPTSTIAPGVVMASSPALSGQGGPEVEVTRKREVRLMKNREAARECRRKKKEYVKCLENRVAVLENQNKTLIEELKALKDLYCHKSE; encoded by the exons ATGACCATGGAGTCGGGAGCAGAGGTTCATCAGGGAGGAGACACGGCAgtgtcagagacagacagccaaCAGATCTCCCAGGCACAGATAGCCACCCTGGCACAG GTTTCCATGGCAGCAGGTCACGCCACATCCAGCGGTCCTACAGTCACCCTGGTGCAGTTGCCCAATGGCCAGACGGTCCAGGTTCACGGCGTCATCCAGGCCGCTCAGCCCTCTGTCATACAGTCACCACAGGTCCAGACTGTTCAG ATCTCCACCCTAGCAGAGAGTGAAGACTCTCAAGAGTCAGTGGACAGTGTGACTGACTCTCAGAAACGCAGAGAGATCCTCTCACGACGCCCCTCATATAG gaAGATCCTGAATGACCTGTCATCGGGTGACACCCCAGGGGTTCCCAGGATCGAGGAAGAGAAATCGGAGGAGGACACAGCGCCCGCCATCACCACGGTTACAATGCCCACATCATGCCCCATCTACCAGACCAGCAGTGGCCAGTACA tcgcCATCACCCAGGGCGGGGCAATCCAGCTGGCCAATAACGGAACAGACGGGATCCAGGGACTGCAGACCCTGACTATGACAAACGCTGCGGCCGCCCAGCAGGGCACTACCATCCTGCAGTACGCTCAGACCTCGGACGGCCAGCAGATCCTGGTGCCAAGCAACCAGGTGGTAGTGCAAG CTGCGTCAGGAGATGTGCAGGCCTACCAGATCCGCACGGCCCCCACTAGCACCATCGCCCCTGGGGTGGTCATGGCCTCCTCCCCTGCCCTGTCTGGCCAGGGGGGCCCAGAGGTAGAAGTTACCCGCAAGAGAGAGGTCAGACTCATGAAGAACAG AGAGGCGGCCCGCGAGTGTCGCAGGAAGAAGAAGGAGTATGTCAAGTGTCTTGAGAACCGCGTGGCCGTGCTGGAAAACCAGAACAAAACCCTCATAGAGGAACTGAAAGCACTTAAAGACCTGTACTGCCATAAATCTGAGTAG